The nucleotide window CGGCTAGCTCCTGCCCAGCTGCCAGCAACACCTGGGCCCCATCTTCCTCTCCATTCACCTCTTCTGTTCCTGCTGTCCCCTCCACCAGTCCTGCCCCCTCACCAGCTTAGCTGCCTGGAGGCTGAATCCTTGTCCCTTTTCCCCACCGTGACCATGCTCCACACAGTGCTTTGCAGACAGCTAAATGCTCATCGgttgtttgttaaataaaaatgtgaaaagtacCACTCATTTGGCATCAGACCAATGCCGCCTTGGTAGCCCTAGTTAGCTTTTCATTTGTCTCAGCTTCCCTCAGTGATTGTGAGCTGAGCTCCCCGAGAGCGCAGACCCTCCCAGCTCCTTCTGAGCAGCCCACGGCAGGTGCCTGACAACTACatgcagatggatggatgggaaggACTGAGTCTGAGTTGGGGTCTGTGCCTTCATAGGAGATGCTGGGCTAATTTGGGAGGCTGGGCTGCAGGGTGGCCTGGGGGTCACTCACCACGGTGATGTTGAAGACATAAAGCAGGTCAAAAGGCAGAGCAGCAATAAGGTCAACGAAGAACCAGGTGGCCAGGTAGTGAAGACCGATGGAACGAGGAGCAGAGACCACCTGGCCGGACTGGGACACATAGGTGGTGCGGAAGTTCAGGATGATATCTGGGGGTGCAAGAGGCTGTTGGTTACTAGGGGGCTTTGTGCCCAGAAACTCAGGCCGAGGGGCCAAGGAAATGAGTAAGCTGGGAACAAGCCTGAGGCCCAgaatggaggtgggggcagggaagaggaagagagctcGGGCTTCTGGCTGGTCTCCAGGGAGGAGTGGTCTAAAGGTTGAAGGCTCAAGGGGTCAGAGGTCAGGGCACATGGACCATTAGGacttaaaaacccagaaatggttGGGCTCTGAATGCCTGGGTACTGCAGGCCCAGGATCGAGCAAAGGTTGGAGGAGTGGGTCCCTCCAGCCCACCCACCAGGGTATGTGGGGCAGAAGGTCTAACCCAGGATGAAGAGCATCTCCACGGCGATGTCGCTGACAAGGGTGTGTCGGGAAGTGATGGGGGTGTCATCATCGCCCAAGAAGCAGACATTGTAGGGAACGGTGACCGCAACGTAGAAGGTGGCGAGGAGGATGAGGCCATCCCACACGGCCTTGGGGACGCTGTAGTGGAGGAGGAGGCAGCGGGACCCCCCCACGGAGGCCACCTTGTACTCGGGCACTGATGGCTTTGGCTCAAACACGTTCTAGGGGGAGAGGGGTGGCGGTTGGGGACATTTAAGGGAAAGAGGAGCCGAAGcttggggaagggagaggcagcGGATGGGGAAGGGGGGAGTGGGTGCTGCAGGCATGACCACGACAGGAGATAgaaggtgcaggggagggggccaggggctGGCACCTAACACTTCCTTCCTCTGCCAAGCAACTGCTCAGGCCCCCTGTTGATCAATCATGTTTTGAGAGGGGGGTTTTATAAGGATGGGCCTTCCCCCTACTTGAGAGGGAGATTACGACAAATCAGGCACACGCCTTAGCTTGAGGGGTCACTAACATCTCCCTTAAGTTTCTCTTGGTATTTGGGGGCCCTGTGGGGGACGGGGATATCCCAGAGATGAGGGGAGGCTGGCACGGCGCACCCCATTCCCTGTAGCCCTCAAAACAACACAGAGGGTTGGACAACTGATCCCAAGGCTTTATCAGGGTCCTAGGGCTAGACAGCAGGACCCCACTGGGGGCTCTCTCCCTAGGACCACAGCTTGTGATTTCACTCCTCCCCCGCAAAGGTAACTCTATCATCCAGAGGTAGGTGATGTAATTGCTGCTAGGTCCCTGCCCTTATGATATCATCATAGTAGAGTAACGTCAATCAGAAGGAAGCAAGGGAAATGGGGTTGGAAGATGTGAGGGGACATGATGGGACACAGCAGAGAGTCATACATGAGAAACGGGTGGACAGAGGAATAAGCCATGGGAGGGAGATCAGATAGGCAGGGAGACGGGGAGACAGTAGCAAGGCTGTCTCAGAATCACAGCTGGGAGACGTTGGCGTGCAGACAGGACTCACATTATTGGTTTTCATGCCTCCCTGGCCCCGGCGGCCAAAATGGCCAGTCAGCCGGTGTAGGACAGTACGGCTCTGCCTCCTGGCAGATCGAAGTCTTGAGCTGGCTCCCCTCCTACCAAAACCGCCCGAGTTTTCTGTTGGGAAGAAGGGTGCAAGATAAATGGGGGCGCATCCCGTGAGGCCCGGTAGAGAGAGGTcttgtgtgaccttcagcaaggaCCACTGACCATTAAtgcctcctccccaggcctgcAGTTACCATGATTACTGTCACCATGGCCTCCTGAGGGGCCAAGTCCTGGGCCTCCACTCTGAGTGATGTCcttgaaggaaaagaggaaaagcacgACCTCTCCCATCTCATTCTTGATGGGCATCATGTCCAAGAGGCACCAAAAGGCTGAGCCTGTAGATGTGGAGAGGTGGAATGTGGAGAGGTGAGCAGTCCATGGCACCCCTTTCCCCTTAACCTCCCATGGTTCCTGAGCATAGTCAAAGGGCTTGGCAAAGGTTTGGATCTGGAAAGAACCCCAGAGATTATGTTAGCTGACTCCTTCCCTTCCAGATGGGAGAACGAAGTCCTCGAGAGGATCAGGGATGTACTTGGCGTCACCTAGTCAGCCTGTGGCAGTGGGTGGACCAGCACCCAGACTTCTGCCATGCCAGGCAAATTCTGGGTAAGGCACCTAGGCAGGGCTGCGGGGCTGCAGGACTGCAGGGCAGGCCAGGCCTCCTTACCATCCTTTCGATAGAAGCAGATTTCAGCCCGGTGCTCCTGATGGCCCTCCAGGGCCTTGTGCAGCCTCTGCAGTGCTGGCTCGCTGGTCTCCGGACCATAGAGGAAGCGGCAGCTGCAGGTTTTCTGCATGACCTCGGTACGGCCGTAGCCTGTGAGCTCACAGAATCCGTCAGAGCAGTACACAATGGGAAAGCCCCGTGGGCCCTGTGCGTTGGCCAGCAGGAAGTTGCTGTCTGTGGGAAGAAGAGGTCAAGGTTAGGTCAAGGCCAGGAGGGGAACTTAGCTTCAAGGTGGGTAAGTACCTCCCCCAGGCTGTGGTTAGAAGTCAGAGCCAGAAGCTTCCCAGGCTTCATTTGATTCCTGGGTCCCCTTTGGGATATTCTGAAATGAGAGTGCGAAGAGATAGAACAAAAGGACAAGGACGTAAGAGTGGCCCGGAACCGGCACAGGGATCACTGGGGGGGTTGGAGAAGGTCATGCAGTCCTTCTGCCTGCATTCAGGCTGGTGAGCTTATACAGAGGACCTATAGTAGTAAGAGCATGGGCTCCAGCACCACATCCCTGCCGCTTTCCAACcgtaaccttggacaagttaatgAACTCTcttctgtgcctcagctttcGTATCTGCAAAGTGGGGGATAATATATCTTGTTCACATGGTTGTCGTGAGAGTTATATGAGTTACCTGGGGAAAACAGATCCTAGCACTCACTAAGTGCTACACTGACAAGGTACGACaatacccccccaccccccaccgcccgccGCATTCCCACAGCCTGCAAGACACATGCATAGCTGCTACCCTGTCATCCTATTAGAGAGTGGACAGGGCAGAGATTCTGGTGATATCACACCCATTGTATTGATAGGAAACCCAAAGATGGAGATTATCCAAACTCACAAATCTCCTTTGTTGGGGGAAAGAGACAGTGATGAGTAGTGTCCTCATTCTCTGCCTTCCAGGAAAGGTCCTCTTTTTAGCATCTCTTTAGGTAATTTCAGGGGGTCTGTCCCAATGCTCAAAGTCAGACAGGATTGGGCGCTGAAGTTTAGTCCAGCAACCCCAGCAGCAGAACCTGAGCTGGCTCCCTATGGCTCCAATGGGTGGAGGTCGAAGAGGGGCTCTGTGGGCCATCCAGGGGCAGAGTCTCCACTGAGAGAAGGGGCCTGAGACACAACCAGTACTGGGAGCTAAGAGGGGTGACTGTCTGGGGGTGGAGTGGCTGATGGGGGCTGAAGGTGTCTGGGAGGCTTTGGGCCCTGGGCAGCAGCCTCCCTCTTCCATCCCAGGGCCCGTTGCCCGGGTGATGGGAGCTATGGAAACAAGGGAGGTGTCTgtggggggagagtggggaggcGGCTAAGGCCCCGGCGGCTCGGTTTCCGCCCGCGGGTACCGCTCCCGCTACCTTCCAGATACTGGCTAGGGTACCccaagggggcagggggagatctCTCAGCTCCAAAGTAGGAAAAGGGAAAGGCGGGAGgagtggcagagaaggaggaatgtGGCTGTCCAAGGTGCTGAACCTGGAATCCAAGCTGGGGGTGGGTGAGCAGAGAGTTCCCTCCGTCACAGGGaccaccccctcctcctgcctcaccTCCCTCAGATGCAGACGCGCCAAGATTTGGGGGCGCGTGACCTTAATCCAAGCAAGGTGCTGCCTAAGTctgatcttttctctttctttttttttttcctggggaagGAGATGCTGGAGCCTTCTGGAAGTAGACTCCAGAGCGCCTGACCGCTTCGTCCCACCTCTGCGTCTCGGATACCCCCCCATACGTCCCCAGCAGAGCTCTGCCCCGCAGCGGGAGGCTCCCACGGCCCCCTCCTCCGTTTTGCGGCACAAAAAGCATTTCCTGACTCAGTCACACTCCCAGTCTTAGCCCCCTGCACTCTTGGCCCTTTCCTCGCCTCCCCTCACAGGGCACTGCCAGTCCTGTTCCTTTCCCGGCGACTTCGGGAGTTCCTAGACCGTCAAGTCCACTCTCCCCGCCTCGGGTGTCACCATATCCAGGAGACCCGGCGCCGGCGCCGAAGCCGACTTGGCCCCAGCTCCAACACCCAGCCCCAGCCTCGCCCCACTCACGAGTGCCGTCGAAGCGGGTGGCGATGGTGTCCAGAAAGGTGTTTTGCGGGGCCAGCAACCCCTTCATGACCGGCATGGCCTCGGGGCGGGGGTTCGAGGCGCGGCGCTGGGGGGCGTTCAGCGCGGCGGGGCCGGAGGGGGCGCGCTGCCGGCGGAGCCGGGGCGCCCCATGCGCccgcctgcctcctcccctcctctcagcgccgccgccgccgctgcctcTCGGTTCCGAACCTTGCAGCTCTCGGCTAGGCTTGACGCcgcctctgtccccccacctccccacggGCCAAGTTCTTTCCCCCGGGCTCGGCCCGCACCCGCCACGTGGCCGGTACGGGGAGGGCCCGCCAGCGACACCCTCACCCTTCTCCGCGTTGCTCCTCCCAGGGGGGAGCGGCCCACGCGTGTCTCTCCCAGAGAGATTTCGGGACCCGCCCACCTGGAGCAGAGACCACGGAGGTGGGGCGGGGCTTGGTTGGCAGACACTCCCCTTTCCGGGGTGACCACGCCCCCACGCGTGGTTCCCAGGCGACTCCTTGTGGCTCCGCCCCACGGGTTTCCCCGCGCGCCGCCCACGCTGCGGATGGTGTTTGGTTCACAGTGCCGCCTGCTGGAATTGGGATATTTCAGTTCCCTGCGCTCCACAGTGTGATAGCAAGGTTAAAGAGATTCGTTTGGCCGGTGGGGGGTCGACGGGACGGCTGGAAATGAACTTCTAGAATAGCTTAACCCTCACTCGCGCCCCAGTTTAGGTAGGGAACCTTGGCGACCTCTGTCTCTGAGTGCAGCCTGGTGGATGAAAAGAGCTTTGGAGTCCATGGGGTAGAATCCCAGCTTTGCTACTCACTGATTGTGTGATTTAGCCTCGTCAAGACtccctttccttatctgtaaaattgagCTAATAATTTTCACCTCATGCGGTTGTGAGAATTTAATAGCATAATGCATGTTTTTGGTACACAATAAGTGTGCTGGAGAGcaattgtctctctcttcctgtagTCTTGATTTAACCTTCCTTCTCTCAGCTGCCATTCAAGTGGAAGAGAGGCTGGAGGCAAGTTGGGGGCTGAGAAAGATAGTTTCAAGTTAGGCAGAGTCAGTTTGCACATCTTTAAAGGTGTATTGGTGGTCTTTGAGCTCCATCTTCTCCAAGAGGGAACCAGTGCAGCAGCAAGAAGGACCCAGGTGAGACCAGACATCGGACTTTTTCACTACAAAAGCAGAAAAtcaccgggggggggggtgggggtgggtggggggcagctgaGGGTGGTGGCTTAGGGTGGCTGCTTTCCAGAACAAAGCAGCTAAAGCCAGTGAGAATGGGAAGATAGGCTGGTGGTCATCTCAGGCCCTCACCAGTGCTCCTCATCCCCAAGTCTGACCTGGGCATTATCTGGAATGTTAGATTGCTTAAAAGTCCCACATCCTTCTGTGTCTCTACTTTTGgatgttatatttgtttcctagggctactataacaaagtaccacaaactggcttaaacaacagaaatttatgtctcagttctggaggctagaagtccaagatcaagagaaggcagggctggttccttctgaaggctgTGAGGGACAATCTGTTCTATGcctctcttctagcttctggtgggtTGCTGacaatctttggtgttccttggcttgtagatacaTCACTCCACCTCTGTCTTCATGTTCACATGGGTTCCccctgtgtgtgtttctgtaagTCCACAttccccctttttataaggacactggtcatattggattagaggtccactctactccagtatgacctcatcttaattataTCTACTATTTCTATATAAGGTCATATTATGAAgtgctgggggttaggacttcaacatatgaattgggggtggggaggtgcatTCGGCTAAAGTTGCAGGAAAATCTTGCCCCATTTCTGATTAAGAACTCCTGACTCCCAGGTACCTACAGAATGAAGTATAAAGCCTTCACAGTCCAGGCTGCGGGAACCTAAGAGCTTCCCCTCCAGCGTCTCCCCGCGCCCCACACCGTCAACCCCGTGCTGCAGCCACTCGGGAAAATTCATGTTGAATCTCAAATTCTCGGTCTTTTGAGCAAGCTTGGCTCCTCTCCCTTTCCAGCCAGACTCCGCTCCTCTGTGCAACATTCCTAGCTACCTCCCATCCCTGTCTGTCTGTAAAGGTGGAGGTACAGAATGACGAGGAGAGAGCATTGAGAGATGAGTctgcccccccctcctcctcctccaagcgTGCACACGTGCGTTTCTCTCCGTACCACTGGGCCTAGCACAGTTCCTTGCTCTGTGTTTTGTGTTCTACCAGCCAGAGCTGAGGTGCTCCAGGGCCGGGCTGCCAGGCCCTCGGGCTCTTTACAGACTCTCACGCCCCCTGCAGGACGGGATGCGACAGCAAAGGAACAGAGACCAGCTTCACTAACAGAGACTCGTCTTTATTGCCCTTTTTCTGAGGGCTGACACCCGGCAGGCAGCGAGGAGAGGGCAGGGTCAGAACCCGGCCAGAGCAACGGCTCAGACTCCAGACCGCCCCCCAGGCGCCGCAGAGGGAGCGGCCAAGGCGGGACATCTACGCCCGGGGCAGGGGCGCGGCGCTGGCTCTGCGCCTGCGCGGCGGCCCATGGTCAGGATGCCGGCTGCGTGGTTGCCGCTGGCCTGCAGGAGGCGCTGCAGCCGGCCCTGGAGGCCAGGGGGTCCCGGCCGCCGCTTGCCCAGCGTGAGGATGCCGGCCGCGTGGTTGCCCGCGCCGTGCAGCAGCTCGTAGAGGCGGCAGGAGCACGTCTTCTGGCGGCAACAGTCGGGCAGGGGCTGCGCTGCCGCTCCCGGCGACAGGAGCGCGGGCGGTagcaaaagcagcagcagcagcagcgtcACGGCGGCCCAGGGGACCTAGGGAGACGCGAGGccaggtgctggggtggggggagggcgggggggggggcggcgggttTCCCGCCGCGCCCACCTTCAGCCCCCtggcccaggccccgcccactTGGTTCTACGCCCCCTCCCTCCTGCGGTCCTAACACTCTGCGTTCCCTAGTTTCCCGGCCTCTGTCTGCAAGACTGTATTGGAGGGCTCCTCTCTGGCTCTTTTACCTACTCATCTCTCAAGCCCCAGCACaccatctcctccaggaagccctttgAGACTCCTGGGCAGAGTGATTCCCTCTTTTCTGGGTACCCTTAAGTCTCTCATTACCCCCATTAGAGCGCTTACCACTCCACCTGAAAACAGGGTGTGTGAGTCTGCACCGGAAGTTTGTTCACTCAGGGAAACAGACCCAGTATAGCCCCAACATGGGCAAACCAAGGACTGGGGTGCAGTCAAGGACCGGCAGGATCCAGGTTGTCTTGTCTGCCTGCTCCCTCACAGGGGAAACTGCATTCTGTGGCTTCTGCACCAGTTTCCTACCCTCTTAGGGGCACAACTTCCTCACTTGTAAACGGATTAAGTAATTCCTATAGTGCAGGCTGCCAGGAGGAGGACATGAGAGACTGCAAACAGCACCTGATACATGAGCTCTCAGGAGCTGGGCACAGTCCCATGCTAGCAGAGGCCGACCCTCCGCCAAGGCCCCACCCAGTCCCCTGCCTCAGAGCCCCCCCGGGAAAAGACCAAGAGTAGAGACATCTCAGTCTTCTTTCCAGCCCCCTGAGCAAGCAGTCTCATTGCCCCCCTGGGATGATGAGTTACCCCTCCATCCCCAGGTATCTTTACCTTTGTAGAGGGAGGGTTCATGGCGTCTGTTGCTCAGAGTGGGGTAGCCAAGAAAGGTGTTGTCTGCAGTGGTCCAAATAGCAAGGAACTTTGAGGCCGTTGACTGTGACCACTGATCAAGGGCCTGGGGTTTATAGTGCTCTGAGGTGGTGCAGGACAGACGGGTACTTGCGTCTACTCTGGGGCCAGACAAAGGCAAGTCTAAGATTAGCTTCCCACAGGGCAGCCGTCTCCAGGTTGGGCCCAAAGAATGGCCGCCAAGGCTCTCAGAAGCGGGAGTTCGATCACTGTGCCCAGGGTCCCCCCCTTGTCTGTCTGCCTGCTCCCTGGAGATGGGGCGGTCTCTGGGCATTAATGAGGCCACCTTGCACCCAGGAATCTGGGAGCACAAAAGAGGCCCTGGCTGGGGCGCTGGCCTGGGAcaatgtatgtgtgtttggggcGGGTCGGGGGGGGGCAACTGCTAATTAGGGCAGGAGAGAAGGCAGCTGTGAGACCCACTCTCCACATGGTGtatgtggtggggggagggcagctaGGCAGCAGGCCTAGCTCCTTGTTGCTGTCCCTGGGGTCTGTCAGGCTCCATGGCCCTCTTCCTTAATGGAAAAGTCTTCTtacacctctcccttcccccagttctctccttccctctgccccttccacgaACCTCCGAGGGGGAAAAGCTTGAAAACTCAACCTGGGTAGGGGGAGGAAACAGCCAAACCTGGTGTTGTTCTTGGACCTGCCCAGTTTTCCTCCTGTTCAGGTGGCCTGGAGTAGGGGATAGAGTCCCAATCCCACAATAGGAGAGAGTGAACGACCCGGGGCGGGGAGGACCACGCCATCTCCAAGCCAGAGTCTCTTTTATTCTGGGCATGTCCATTATGCACCTGCTCTCAGCCAGGCCCTGCACAGCACTGGAGGGACAGTGTGCATCAGACATGGCCCAATTTTCCAGGATTGGGGAGGCAACCTAGCATAATGATAGCTTCGTGGGAGAAAGGACCCCAAAAAGGCCTTGCATGCCAAGTAGATTTCCATCAGCTAAGATTGGGGAGGAGGCATTCCACAGAAAGCACAGcttgagcagagacctggaggTGACAGTGCTTAGCTCATGCAGGATAGTAGGGTGTGGTCATCATAGCTGTGGCTTCCTTCTTAGGGGAGAGGTGGCTGGACAGGTAAGTGAGGGCCAGGGTGGGTCAAAGGGTCTTGCAGGCTAAGCTGTTTGGTCTGAATCCTGTGGCCACTGGGGAGCCACAGGAGGGTTTTACCAGGAAGAAGTTgtggggttgatggggggttgggtGGCCTGGATGTGGGGCATGGAATCCAGCAGTAATTCAGAGGTAGAACTGGTGACTTGGCAACTGATCAGGAACAGGGACTGTGTTACTTAAGAGGAGCTTGTGGGGCCTTGGGCAAGCCTCACAGCCTcaggaagcctcagtttccccactgctAAGATGGACAGTTAACCCAAATGGTCTCTGAGATTGCTTCCTGTTGTGATACTTCCTGACTTGCAGTATAGCCCCTGCCCATGGAGATGATTTGTGGGTATTGGGCCAGACAGGCACCTGTGCTAAGCCAGCTAAGTTGAGGAGCAGTCCTTCCCCATTTACGGTAAGCttggagtggagagagggaggaggagtgggCTCTGGGTCTTCTGGGTTGACCTAGGCCATGGTAGGGGTCCCCAAGACCTACCCCAACTGGAGTGGAGCGTGGGGGGAAAGCCTTGGTGTCCAGAGCTGAAGGTGGGGGAAGCCAGCCTGCAGCAAGAGCAGGACGAATGAGACTACTACAGTTTCGCCATAAGCAGACCCTGAGTCCAGAATCTGGGTGTAagtggtttatttgggaggtaATCTTacaaagcacatgaaaacatgggGATGGGCAGGGTGGAAGGAAAACCAGTAAGAATTGTGTTAATCAGAGGGTTACCACTACGGGCAACCGGTGCAGAAGACACTTGAGAATTGTACTCAGGGACAGTGATGCTGAggtctctttctctgactcctgTCTCTTATTGACTGAGGGCCGCTCCTGGGGAACATTAACGGTTAACACGTCCAGCCTGCCCAGTGACTGGGCCTGGAGACACAGGAGACATCGGCAGTATGTGGGAACTCTAGCAGTGTCCTCCGGAGGGCGCCACGGGACTTCAGGGAGGGCACTGCAGGGGCCAGTTGACGTGGGCTCCTCAGAAAGGGCTGAACAGCTTAGACCTCCCTCAGGCCTGGGGTTCTGATGGGCAACTGTCACGTGACACAGAGTCGAAGACCCTGGCCAAGACTTCCCATTCAGAGAGGCCACAGAGGAATGTACCAAGTGGCCTATGAGGGGGATGGGGCAGTGGGCAGGCCTCTCAGCTCAGGACACCACCCTTTTATGCAGACACTGGGCCAGGTGCCTGTGCCTAAGGACCCGGGGCATCTCAGGAGGATAGGGGGACGAAGGGCAGGCTGCAAGGGCCACCCGGAGTTCTCTGAAGGCCCCTTGCCCCACCAGGTGGACTCTGGCAGGGCCCACGCTGCCCCAGAACCGCAAGGACTTGTAGCGGGGAGAGACTTCCTGAAGGCAGTGGTCAAGCTGGAAACAGAACGGCCTGAGTGAGGCTGGTGTGTAGCTGTGTGGCATGTGGATGAGGGATGCCTGATGGTGCCCAGGGTATGTGTGGTAGGTGTTTCATGTGTCCATATGTGTCTGTGGAATTCATCTCTCCCTTCCCAGAGCCTCAGGGAagctctcctccccgcccccctcctccccatcactCCACTGCGCCCAGGGCACCTGGAGTCATGCAGGGTAAAGGAGACACGCAGTCCCGTCCTGTCCTATCCCTGTCTTGTTTACCTTGTCTCGATTTTCCTCTGACAGGTTTCTCAGGCCCCTCAGCGCCACAAACACCTCATAGTGGGGAGCCGAGCCCTCGGAGGAATCTGCAGACAAACCCCCATGTTCACACACTTTTGTCAACAGGGCAGCTCCCAACGCCAATGCCGGTGCTCCTACCTGTTCCACCTTACTCTGAGGTTCATGGGAGAAGAGGAATCCCTTGGTAGAGAGCAGGGTGAATGGAGAGGAACCCAAAACCTAATCGTAAATATGAAGCAGGccgggaagggaaaggggg belongs to Acinonyx jubatus isolate Ajub_Pintada_27869175 chromosome E1, VMU_Ajub_asm_v1.0, whole genome shotgun sequence and includes:
- the HCRT gene encoding hypocretin neuropeptide precursor, with product MNPPSTKVPWAAVTLLLLLLLLPPALLSPGAAAQPLPDCCRQKTCSCRLYELLHGAGNHAAGILTLGKRRPGPPGLQGRLQRLLQASGNHAAGILTMGRRAGAEPAPRPCPGRRCPALAAPSAAPGGRSGV